In Parus major isolate Abel chromosome 1, Parus_major1.1, whole genome shotgun sequence, the following proteins share a genomic window:
- the TENT5C gene encoding terminal nucleotidyltransferase 5C — MAGKGSSRADSMSCSVLNWEQVSRLHEVLTEVVPIHGRGNFPTLKITLKDIVQTVRSRLSEAGIVVHDVRLNGSAAGHVLVKDNGLGCKDLDLIFQVSLPSEAEFQLVRDVVLRSLLNFLPEGVSKLKISPVTLKEAYIQKLVKVYTETDRWSLISLSNKHGKNVELKFVDCIRRQFEFSVDSFQIILDSLLFYYDYSETPMSEHFHPTVIGESMYGDFEAAFDHLQKKLIATKNPEEIRGGGLLKYSNLLVRDFRPMDKDEIKTLERYMCSRFFIDFPDILDQQRKLETYLQNHFSKEERSKYDYLMILRRVVNESTVCLMGHERRQTLNLISLLALKVLAEQNVIPNATSVTCYYQPAPYVSDANFSNYYLASAPVLYSQSYPTWLPCN; from the coding sequence ATGGCAGGCAAAGGAAGTAGCAGAGCAGACTCCATGTCCTGCAGTGTACTGAACTGGGAGCAGGTCAGCCGTCTGCACGAGGTTCTTACAGAGGTGGTTCCGATCCATGGCCGGGGGAACTTCCCGACCCTGAAGATAACTCTGAAGGATATTGTTCAGACGGTGCGGAGCCGGCTGAGCGAAGCAGGCATTGTGGTCCACGATGTCCGTCTGAACGGTTCTGCAGCTGGTCATGTCCTGGTCAAGGATAATGGGTTGGGATGCAAAGACCTGGATCTCATTTTTCAAGTTTCTCTTCCAAGTGAGGCAGAGTTTCAGTTAGTTCGAGATGTGGTCCTGCGATCCCTCTTGAACTTCCTGCCGGAAGGAGTAAGCAAGCTGAAAATCAGTCCCGTAACACTGAAGGAAGCCTACATCCAGAAGCTGGTCAAAGTCTACACTGAGACTGACCGTTGGAGCTTGATATCGCTTTCCAACAAGCATGGCAAAAACGTGGAGCTCAAGTTTGTAGACTGCATACGACGGCAGTTTGAGTTCAGTGTAGACTCGTTCCAGATCATTCTGGACTCCCTGCTCTTTTACTATGACTACTCAGAGACCCCCATGTCGGAGCACTTCCATCCAACTGTGATTGGGGAGAGCATGTATGGAGACTTTGAAGCAGCTTTTGATCACCTCCAGAAAAAGCTGATAGCTACGAAAAATCCTGAAGAGATCCGAGGTGGTGGGCTACTGAAGTATAGTAACCTCTTAGTGCGAGACTTCAGGCCCATGGATAAGGATGAGATCAAAACGTTGGAGCGCTACATGTGCTCCCGATTCTTCATAGACTTCCCAGACATCCTGGATCAGCAGCGCAAGCTGGAGACCTACCTCCAGAACCACTTCTCCAAAGAAGAGAGGAGCAAGTATGACTACCTCATGATTCTGCGCAGGGTGGTGAATGAGAGCACCGTCTGCCTCATGGGACATGAGCGAAGGCAGACTCTCAATTTGATTTCTCTGCTGGCGCTCAAGGTGTTGGCGGAACAGAACGTCATCCCTAATGCCACTAGTGTAACCTGTTACTACCAGCCAGCACCTTATGTCAGTGATGCAAACTTCAGCAACTACTACCTTGCAAGTGCCCCAGTGCTGTACAGCCAGTCCTACCCCACTTGGTTGCCTTGCAATTGA
- the DUSP12 gene encoding dual specificity protein phosphatase 12 yields the protein MPCRGRRFPPSAMAAPGGTGMVPVLPGLYVGGAESCSSPEALAAAGVVAVLTVDAEEPPAVPGVRAMHVRARDEPGADLLSRLDECAALIPLPTARSPQPAPFIPLPSSRSPQPAPLSPLFSRPRRRVNPGFQRQLKLYEAMGCAVDTSSVLYKRYRLEMLSERLSEPQDLPREVFAVDPTTVCQTLNTEVLYRCRKCRRALFRSSSILSHTEGIGPTAFAHKRITDSARLSGNSQEKCTSYFIEPVQWMEPALLGVMEGQLLCPKCTSKLGSFSWRGDQCSCGRWVTPAFQIHKSRVDEVRTLPVGNFQSAKT from the exons ATGCCGTGCCGGGGGCGGCGCTTCCCTCCCTCAGCCATGGCGGCTCCCGGCGGGACGGGGATGGTGCCGGTGTTGCCGGGGCTCTACGTGGGCGGCGCCGAGTCCTGCTCGTCCCCGGAGGCGCTGGCGGCGGCGGGAGTGGTGGCGGTGCTGACGGTGGACGCAGAGGAGCCGCCGGCCGTGCCGGGGGTGCGGGCCATGCACGTCCGGGCGCGGGACGAGCCCGGCGCGGACCTGCTGAGCCGCCTGGATGAATGTGCCGC CCTCATCCCGCTCCCCACAGCCCGCTCCCCTCAGCCCGCTCCCTTCATCCCGCTCCCCTCATCCCGCTCCCCACAGCCCGCTCCCCTCAGCCCTCTCTTCTCTCGCCCCCGCCGCAGGGTGAACCCGGGCTTCCAGCGGCAGCTGAAGCTCTACGAGGCGATGGGCTGCGCCGTGGACACCAGCAGCGTGCTCTACAAGCGGTACCGGCTGGAGATGCTCAGCGAGAGGCTCTCCG AACCTCAAGACTTGCCCCGAGAAGTCTTTGCAGTTGATCCTACCACTGTATGCCAAACTTTGAACACAGAGGTTCTCTACAGATGCAGGAAATGCAG ACGCGCTCTGTTCCGTAGCTCCAGCATTTTGTCCCACACGGAAGGAATCGGACCGACAGCCTTTGCCCACAAGAGGATAACAGACTCTGCACGGCTTTCTGGGAATAGCCAGGAAAAGTGCACCTCGTACTTCATCGAGCCTGTGCAGTGGATGGAACCAGCATTGCTTGGAGTAATGGAAGGACAG CTTCTGTGTCCCAAGTGCACGTCAAAGCTGGGCTCCTTCAGCTGGAGGGGGGACCAGTGTTCCTGTGGCCGCTGGGTGACACCGGCCTTCCAGATCCACAAAAGTCGAGTGGATGAAGTGAGGACACTGCCAGTTGGTAACTTCCAAAGTGCCAAAACCTGA